TCCCTCACCCACACTTGCGCCGCCCTGTAAGGCTTCGTCTTTCATCTGCGCCTCGTAGGTTACTAAGCTGGTGCCCGGCTCTTTTCTAATAGGTCTAAAGATTCCCAAGATGGTTCTTAATGCATCCCAATTTTTGTCAAACCTTGTTACAAAATCAATTTCTCTCGCTTTGAGAGCGCTATCTGTATTTAATACAGTACTAGTGGTTATTCCTGGCATTGTCTACTCCTTTCAAAATCCAAAAAGTTCGTGATTTTCCGCAATCGCTTTCTGACGTTCGCCCGCATCCTTAATTTCCATGATTTCTTTCTTGGTCATTTTCCCCGGTTCTCCTCCCGGTGGGTTCGATACGTTAGCGCCATGAGTCGTTTCGGTTGTAATATAGTCGGCATACGCTTCTTTGATGCCTTTTTCTACCTCTGTTGCATTCTCAAGTTTGCCGTCAGTTCCGATTTTTAAATTATCAATAGTCTCTTTTGATGCTTTTAATGCAAGGTTAATTACTTTACTGGACACGCCGGAATCTTCAAGCATCTTTTTGTATGCGGCTTCTTTCGCATTGTACGATGCCTTCTTGTCCTGTTCGGCCTTGTAGCCTTCAAAATCTGCGTGTTCCTTCTCGTACTTGCCTTTCCAATCATCCTTTTCGTAGTCCTCCAATTTTTTCTGGAGGTCTGGAACTTTCTCTGCGTCCTCTTTGTATTTAGTGATCTCGCCTTTTAAACCTGTAACGGTTGCAGAGTGTTCTTCGATGATCGCGGAAATCTGTTCATCTGTAAGTGTCATGCTCTTTAAAAAAGCTCTTGTTAATGCCATTTGATTACTCCTTTTCTTCGAGGGATTTCTTTCCCTAAATGACTTTATATGTAAATCGCAGTACTTCGCGATTACTTTCTAAATGTTTTTGCGGCTTTAAGGGATTTTGCCCCAAATTTGCCGTCAATTTTTAATTTACATTTCGACTGGAAAATGCTAACCGCATCTTCTGTCTTTTCGCCGTATTTGCCGTCAGTATCTAATTTCGAGCCGATAGCCCAGTTTAAAAACTTCTGCAATTTTTCAATTTCCCATCCTGCACTTTTTAGCACTGTAATGCCGTCTAAAAATGTGTAATAGCCTCTTGGCGGCAATTTAGGGAATTTCCCGGTGTATTTACCTTTTTTTGCTGTTTCTTCCTTCTGTGCCGTCACCGAGAAGTCATGATACAAAATATTTAAATCAAAATTTCCGCCGTTGCCGGTTGAAACCTTGGTCGGGAATACGCCAGAGCTGGTATACTGCCATGCCATAAGGTCAGGCACGTTTGTAGGCTTATAAGATTTGTTTGGTGTCGCTTTAAACGCCATGCGGTTATAGCCTTTGTAATAACGTGCAATCCACCAGTTTTTACAGTTAACTTTGTTTTTATCAATATGCTCCGAAAAATACGACATCCCGGTGTAAACACCAAATTTATAGCCCCTTGACTCAACGACAGTCTGTGCCGCATTGATAATCTCAGCAATCTTTGCTTTGCTTAGCCTTGCCTGCACTTTGTCCTCGATGTCAAACCAAACGCCGTATTTAAAATGTTTCTTGCTAACTTTATCGAGGATGTCACAAACAAGCTTCATATCGGATTTGGCTTTCGCCGTTGTGGTTGCGTATGTGTAGTTATACGCGCCCCATGGGATACCTAATTTCTCACACTTTTTATAGTTCTCCTCAAACTTTTTATCCTTGCCTAAATCTTTGCGGATAATCTTAATGATTGCACCATCACAACCGTATTTCTTTACTTTTTTCCAGTCGATTGTGCCGTTGTATACCGATACATCAATAATTTTCATCTCAGCCTCCTATTTCTTGTTTGTAATTGTAAACGGTACAATAGATTCTGGAATATAATTTACTTCGTACTTATATTTGTTTACCTTTGCGCCGCCTAAATCTTCAATCACATACATAGAGTCCCTGTTTAAACCAATGATCTGTTTCTTGTAAGTCCCGTCTTCCATTTCGCAGATTAAGCTAATTTTCTTGCTATCGGAGGCATCTAAAGAAAAGGCTCCTACTACTTCGAACTCTACTTTGTCCGTTCTTGTGTTGATAACTGCAAATCTTCTTAAGACATTAAAGTTATCCGCTTCTTGTGAGACATTATTGGATACCTGACTTGCTTCTGTACACCCCACTAATGCTCCTGTGGCTAACATTACTGCTGTTGCTACTACTAAAATCTTCTTTTTCATTCCGTCACCCTTTCCATCTCAACACGTATAAAAGCTTCTGATTTTCATTGATAACTCTGTGTATTTTTTTATATGTTCCGCCTGCTTTTTTAGTATTTGTGCTAGCCTTTCCGGCGTCCCACCACACCATTTTATTGCTCTCGTTTATTCCTGCGAAAATATTGGTGTGCAGGCGGTAAAAGCAAATGTCTCCCGGTTTTAATTTGTTTTTATAATCCCGTGGTAATTTATTTACTTTTATCAATCTATATCGTTTTGATATAGCTGCTTTTGTTCCTGCGCCCTTATAGACAACTCTTCCGTTCCTGTTGCAATAAAACAGTTGTCCCGGTTTGAGGATGCCTAATTGCTGTAGGCAATAGCATACATACGATGCACAATTACTTACCTTTTTCTTCTTTGCACCCGCCCAGCTATTCGCCACGCCTTGAGAGTATTTAAATTTTTTATCAACAAAATACTCTGCTGTTTCTTTTGCTTTGACGAGTAAAGACAATCTGTCCATTATCCCATCGCTCCTTTTAATTCGTCCGCAATAATTGCTGTGTATTCTTTTGCGTAATTTGCCGCCGCCGGTTTTAAATACGGCTGTGCCCTCTGACCGTTTGTGATGTGCCATTGTCCCTTATCATCCTGATAAGTCCATGGGGTCTTTCGTCCTCCCTTGTAATACACGCCAGTTCCCAGTTCCACATAGGCGGCATATTCTTCGTTACTTCCTATTATCTCTGTGAGATTTTCCAAGTCAGTCCGATGCGTAATACTGTTTCTCAACGCGCCCGTATCGACCGGACAAAGGTCTTTTGCGTGCCCCTCTGCGGCGGCTCCTGCTTGCTCTAATGCTCTTGCGAGTGCCATGGTGGTCTTGAGTATTACTTCGTCCACATGGCTCACAACATCAATATCCGCCATTATATTCGCCCCCTTTGCGTTGCTAACCATTCGTAGTAGGTCATGTCCTCTACGACTTCGCTCCTGCCTGTCTTTGGGTTTCTGACGCGTATCATTCGCGGTTGTTCCAGTTCGGCGGGTAGTGCAGTCCGTTGCGTACAGCGGCAGTTATAAACTTCTGCCGGGATTCCGCTTGGGTCTCCCGGATACATGAGACCGTTGGAGTAAGCCATGTTAAACGGCACTTCCTCACCGTCTAGTGCCCTGTGACTGTCTCGTGTCCTCAAGTCTTTTGTCGCTGTCCAATGCTTAACTACATCAATCCCCATCTGGTAGGCTTCCTCGTATGCCGCCTGCCTGCCTCCATTCTGCGCCCCTGTGAACGCTGTGCGGGCGTTTCGGATTGCGGCAGTATGATTCATACCTGTAACGTCCTGAAATCGCCCTGCGAGCTTTTTTATGCTGTCACCCTGTAATATTCCTTGCAGTAGTGCATTTTGCAATTTCTTCTTGTTCCAGTGCACATCCTTGCTTTTCAGTACCCTACGCGGTGGAAGAATCTTCTGCTTTTTGACCGTCAGCCGTTTAACTGTGTGCTCGTCAACCAAATTAAACGCAATATCTCCAATCTCTTTTATCTGTCTATCAGGCACAAGAGATTTAATCATATATGCCTCAAAGTTATGATTAATGGCAATCACAAGAGGGGTCTTCTCATTGATGTATGCCGCGGCAATCTCATTTGACTCTGTCAGGCGCCGCGCCATGTCATCACGGAGTGCTTCCCACCTCTGCCCTCTGCCATACTGATTCATTAGCCATGCTTCAAATTCTTTCTTGGTGTACTTCCCTGCCTGGTATGCCGCATATTCTTTAGCGTATCGCCTGGAGAATTGTTTAAAATAGTTTCTCGCTTTGCCGTCAAGCTCTTTTTCAGCCTGCTTATATACGTCTGCTAACCGTTTTTCTAGCTTTTGTAGCTCCTGTTCTGTCCACTTGTCGGATGGATACATAGTTATTCATCCCCTTCCGGGTTATCTTCCGGCGTATCGGGTTCAATCGGCTCCGTGTAGCGGTTATATGATTCTTCGTCCAGCTTTGCCAAAATGTCCGGCACTTCCTCCGGTGCGACAAACGGTAATTTTTTCAGAATGGTTTCTTCGTCCAGATAATTAGCCGCCTCAAGAATCATATCTGTACGCTCTTTCTCGTTGCTGATTCTGTTCCGCTTAAATTGTGGTTCGTCATCAATCCCCGCAAGCTCCAGAATCTTCTCAATCGCATCGCCCACAAAGTACTCAAAATCATCTGCATTATCATCTAGTGGCTGGTATGCGGCGTCGATATGATCATTTGTTGCTCCGGCGGCTATGGTGTGTACATCCAGCGCCCCGAAGTCCTCATAAATTTCTGACCGCATCTGCGTGAGAAACTCTTTTCTGGCCGCATATGGCGGTTCTTGCGTGTATGCCTGTACCTGCCCTTCCTCAGCCTTTGCGATGTGCTGAAACTTGAGCCGGTCCCTGAATTCCGCCAGTTCGTCGTCTGTCATACCGTCAGCGTTAGAAATGAGCCAATACATCTGCGCGCAGTCGTCTAGATCATTAGCAAAACCACTTTGTACCGCATCGTAAGCATCAATCTTTGACTGCATCCCCCTTAGCGTGCTTATATGCCTTTTATTGCCAAACATCGGTACAATAGGGAGACTGCTATAATTTTCTTCTCCGATAATTTCGGGTTCCAAATTGTTTGCAGTCTCAATTATCTGTCTGTATGCCCGTTTGGGAGCGGTCTCTTTTAATTCCCCAAATTTGCTTTCTGCGCTGTAGGTTGTATATCCATCTACTTCGTACAGCACAACCTTAAATGGTTTTTGTTCGTCCAACTGCCAGAATCGTATGCCCGCCATCAACGCCCCTGTGTCCTCGTCCCACATTGGGGCGAACTGCGTAAAAGGAAATTCGTGCACGTGGTCCACATTCCAGAAGAGGAAGGACTGGCCATGAATTAATGCATTGTACGCTGCCTCTTTGATTCTTCTGTCAAACTGTTTGCCCAGTTTGTCTTTGACACTCATGTCATTAAAAAAGACGCCATTTCCCAGACTGTACGAACAGCGCTGTGTATTTAATTTGTGGAAGAAATTAGAGCAGATCTGTGCGTTTGAGGAGAAATTATCTATCTTTTTTTGACCTAGCAGAGTGTAATAAACGCGTTGAAATTGCAAGATAGTCTCATTTTCCTGTGCGTCATACTTGTCCGCCCTTAATGCCTCTTTGTATGCTCCTGTACTCTCGTGGAATTTTATAAACTGATTTATAAATTGCCCTTTGTCTTTTGCGGCAATGAAATCTTGATATGATAAATACATTGTTATTACCCTAAAATTGATTTGTATTGTCTTGTTCGGCTGCGCTTGACGAGTTTTAATGTTTTTACAAAATACCTGATAGCATCCATCGCGTGATCTGACTGTTTTATAACTGCGTCCCTTCCCTTGTCAGCCGCTGTTGGGTCCCATGCATAGATACCAAACTCCTCAATCGTGTGTGTGCAAGACGGGTCAAACGATAATTTGTCTTGTGTCAACATCGTCTCAACGTCTGCTATCCCATCGTTAACAGTGTTATCTGCTTTTTTGACTTTATGCCCTTTGCTACGTAACTCCACGATGAGAGCGGTAGCGGATGGGTCAACGATCACTAAATCATCTTTCTGCCCGCTTAGCGTGTCCTCTAGTCCTTTTACTAGCGCACTGACTGTCTTCATGCGGTTGTTCTCCCTGCCTGAATAGTAGTACTCTTTTATGCAGTGCCAGTTGCCGGTATCTACTCTTTTCTGCCAGATGAGAAAGACGGTAGGGTTCTGCATACCAAAATCACTGCTCACAATTATCTCTCCGCTGGTCTTTGCTTTGCAGACGTGCCTTTCCTCTGAAAACATATCGTACACAGGCCCTTCTGCCACTGCCCATTTGCCCAGTATGTAGCGTTGATACCTGTGTGTCCCTGAGTACTCCTTTATTAACTCGTCCACTACCGCCGGAGGCAGGCAGCCATCGTGTATGTTGTACGCCTGTTGGAATATATCTGCATCGGAATCCAGAAAGCCCTTAAACCAATGTTTCGGCCCCGCCGGGTTGCACGTCCCGTCAAAATGACTGTGCGACGTCCTGAGACGAGATTTTAACATCTCGAAAACTTC
This Anaerobutyricum hallii DNA region includes the following protein-coding sequences:
- a CDS encoding GH25 family lysozyme, with protein sequence MKIIDVSVYNGTIDWKKVKKYGCDGAIIKIIRKDLGKDKKFEENYKKCEKLGIPWGAYNYTYATTTAKAKSDMKLVCDILDKVSKKHFKYGVWFDIEDKVQARLSKAKIAEIINAAQTVVESRGYKFGVYTGMSYFSEHIDKNKVNCKNWWIARYYKGYNRMAFKATPNKSYKPTNVPDLMAWQYTSSGVFPTKVSTGNGGNFDLNILYHDFSVTAQKEETAKKGKYTGKFPKLPPRGYYTFLDGITVLKSAGWEIEKLQKFLNWAIGSKLDTDGKYGEKTEDAVSIFQSKCKLKIDGKFGAKSLKAAKTFRK
- a CDS encoding HK97-gp10 family putative phage morphogenesis protein → MADIDVVSHVDEVILKTTMALARALEQAGAAAEGHAKDLCPVDTGALRNSITHRTDLENLTEIIGSNEEYAAYVELGTGVYYKGGRKTPWTYQDDKGQWHITNGQRAQPYLKPAAANYAKEYTAIIADELKGAMG
- a CDS encoding phage minor head protein translates to MYPSDKWTEQELQKLEKRLADVYKQAEKELDGKARNYFKQFSRRYAKEYAAYQAGKYTKKEFEAWLMNQYGRGQRWEALRDDMARRLTESNEIAAAYINEKTPLVIAINHNFEAYMIKSLVPDRQIKEIGDIAFNLVDEHTVKRLTVKKQKILPPRRVLKSKDVHWNKKKLQNALLQGILQGDSIKKLAGRFQDVTGMNHTAAIRNARTAFTGAQNGGRQAAYEEAYQMGIDVVKHWTATKDLRTRDSHRALDGEEVPFNMAYSNGLMYPGDPSGIPAEVYNCRCTQRTALPAELEQPRMIRVRNPKTGRSEVVEDMTYYEWLATQRGRI
- a CDS encoding phage portal protein, whose translation is MYLSYQDFIAAKDKGQFINQFIKFHESTGAYKEALRADKYDAQENETILQFQRVYYTLLGQKKIDNFSSNAQICSNFFHKLNTQRCSYSLGNGVFFNDMSVKDKLGKQFDRRIKEAAYNALIHGQSFLFWNVDHVHEFPFTQFAPMWDEDTGALMAGIRFWQLDEQKPFKVVLYEVDGYTTYSAESKFGELKETAPKRAYRQIIETANNLEPEIIGEENYSSLPIVPMFGNKRHISTLRGMQSKIDAYDAVQSGFANDLDDCAQMYWLISNADGMTDDELAEFRDRLKFQHIAKAEEGQVQAYTQEPPYAARKEFLTQMRSEIYEDFGALDVHTIAAGATNDHIDAAYQPLDDNADDFEYFVGDAIEKILELAGIDDEPQFKRNRISNEKERTDMILEAANYLDEETILKKLPFVAPEEVPDILAKLDEESYNRYTEPIEPDTPEDNPEGDE
- a CDS encoding PBSX family phage terminase large subunit, with the translated sequence MSIVPLTSKQAEYLQGCNHRWNVKTGATGSGKSFVDYAVVIPQRLTHLKGLGLAVMLGNTRGTLQRNILDPMREIWGEELVGEIRSDNTVQLFGKKVYAIGADNKKHVARIQGATIEYAYGDELTTWNQEVFEMLKSRLRTSHSHFDGTCNPAGPKHWFKGFLDSDADIFQQAYNIHDGCLPPAVVDELIKEYSGTHRYQRYILGKWAVAEGPVYDMFSEERHVCKAKTSGEIIVSSDFGMQNPTVFLIWQKRVDTGNWHCIKEYYYSGRENNRMKTVSALVKGLEDTLSGQKDDLVIVDPSATALIVELRSKGHKVKKADNTVNDGIADVETMLTQDKLSFDPSCTHTIEEFGIYAWDPTAADKGRDAVIKQSDHAMDAIRYFVKTLKLVKRSRTRQYKSILG